From a region of the Lactuca sativa cultivar Salinas chromosome 4, Lsat_Salinas_v11, whole genome shotgun sequence genome:
- the LOC111887636 gene encoding uncharacterized protein LOC111887636, protein MTNALPFRGYDETEKSNNKGLFIKVLSLIREDNEKIFKVTLENATQNENLTSLMIQKDIFYCFSQEIIKSVCDEIGIDVFTYLVDESSDVSKKEQMAITLRYVDRLRIVKERFIGVVHMFDTSSLTLKATIDNVFSNNNLSMAQVRGQGYDGGSNMSGAFNDLKSLILNKNSYAHYIHCFAYQLQLVVVAVAKKHDDVEEFIEQLAMVVTVICGSCKRKDMIREMQKERVAVEIGISETEPGRGLNQEISLIRARDTRWGSHFRTIISLVNLFAEVVAGHIIPLFLYKLIRLWLQTIMRNKSQSSNQREYVNEILNEFECKGFALMPLPSNGKLLSGQGTPLDLPKLYSVCNTRVPDWLSLLSSQTKDGVLKKSLRHDVVQGCPRPGHFGKEHAFYGAAMALDKVAMASQLFMPKPVYI, encoded by the exons ATGACAAATGCATTACCATTTCGTGGATATGATGAAACGGAAAAGTCTAATAATAAAGGACTTTTCATTAAAGTCTTATCTTTGATTAGAGAAGATAATGAGAAGATTTTTAAAGTTACTTTAGAAAATGCTACACAAAATGAAAATTTGACTTCTCTCATGATTCAAAAAGATATTTTCTATTGCTTTTCACAAGAGATAATCAAGTCTGTTTGTGATGAAATTGGTATAGATGTGTTTACTTATTTAGTTGATGAGTctagtgatgtttccaaaaaagAACAAATGGCTATAACTTTGAGATATGTTGATAGACTTAGGATTGTAAAGGAAAGATTTATTGGAGTTGTTCACATGTTTGATACATCTTCATTGACTCTTAAAGCCACCATTGATAACGTATTTTCCAACAATAACTTGAGTATGGCTCAG gtGAGGGGACAAGGTTATGATGGAGGAAGTAATATGAGTGGTGCATTCAATGATTTGAAATCtttgattttaaataaaaatagttATGCACATTATATACATTGTTTTGCATACCAACTTCAATTAGTGGTTGTGGCAGTTGCAAAGAAACATGATGATGTTGAAGAATTCATTGAACAACTAGCTATGGTGGTTACTGTCATTTGTGGGTCTTGTAAGAGAAAAGATATGATACGAGAGATGCAAAAAGAAAGAGTGGCAGTTGAAATTGGTATTAGTGAAACTGAACCAGGAAGAGGGTTGAATCAAGAGATTTCTCTTATTCGAGCTAGAGATACTAGATGGGGTTCACATTTTAGAACAATTATAAGTTTGGTGAATTTGTTTGCAGAAGTTGTTGCG GGACATATAATACCTTTGTTTCTATATAAGTTGATAAGATTATGGTTACAAACAATAATGAGAAATAAATCACAAAGCTCAAATCAAAGAGAGTATGTAAACGAAATTCTCAACGAATTTGAATGTAAAGGTTTTGCTCTTATGCCTCTACCATCCAATGGAAAACTTCTTTCAGGACAAGGAACACCATTGGATTTACCAAAACTATAC TCAGTTTGTAACACCCGTGTTCCAGATTGGTTAAGCCTTTTGTCTTCACAGACGAAAGAtggagttttgaagaaaagtctGCGCCACGACGTGGTGCAAGGATGCCCACGACCTGGCCATTTCGGAAAGGAACATGCGTTTTATGGAGCTGCCATGGCATTAGATAAAGTCGCCATGGCATCACAGCTATTCATGCCCAAGCCTGTGTATATTTAG